A region from the Vanacampus margaritifer isolate UIUO_Vmar chromosome 5, RoL_Vmar_1.0, whole genome shotgun sequence genome encodes:
- the LOC144051987 gene encoding N-lysine methyltransferase KMT5A-A-like isoform X1 encodes MSVMRPQRAKVKPKEEVAYFSSLGKDKDGFTIKYINSFKGRGVFSSCSFQKGVFPTEYRGEVISKQERENRLRVYHDAQKVFMFEFHYNGKTLWFPLKHNLMKTPLSQTAPKLTRFQLTHNLKT; translated from the exons atgtcagtcatgaggccacagagggcaaaagttaaacccaaagaagaggtagcatatttttcatccttaggtaaagacaaggatggcttcaccataaaatatattaattcattcaaag gtcgaggagtgttcagttcctgctcctttcagaagggagtctttcctactgaatatcgaggagaagttataagcaaacaggaacgtgaaaacaggctgagagtgtatcatgatgcccagaaggttttcatgtttgaatttcactacaatggaaaaacactatg gtttccactgaagcacaacctgatgaagacaccgctatcacagactgcgccaaagttgaccag gtttcaactgacgcacaacctgaagacatag
- the LOC144051987 gene encoding N-lysine methyltransferase KMT5A-A-like isoform X2, with protein MSVMRPQRAKVKPKEEVAYFSSLGKDKDGFTIKYINSFKGRGVFSSCSFQKGVFPTEYRGEVISKQERENRLRVYHDAQKVFMFEFHYNGKTLWFPLKHNLMKTPLSQTAPKLTRI; from the exons atgtcagtcatgaggccacagagggcaaaagttaaacccaaagaagaggtagcatatttttcatccttaggtaaagacaaggatggcttcaccataaaatatattaattcattcaaag gtcgaggagtgttcagttcctgctcctttcagaagggagtctttcctactgaatatcgaggagaagttataagcaaacaggaacgtgaaaacaggctgagagtgtatcatgatgcccagaaggttttcatgtttgaatttcactacaatggaaaaacactatg gtttccactgaagcacaacctgatgaagacaccgctatcacagactgcgccaaagttgaccag aatttaa